Proteins encoded within one genomic window of Polaribacter sp. NJDZ03:
- a CDS encoding rhomboid family intramembrane serine protease — translation MMNNINQAVLILIIANVLVSMKGFKDYSFLDKYKFQVGKVLSGEKIRTLTSGFLHVDWIHLGFNMYALYLFGDIVAHILGIPNFLMIYFGSLLAGSLYSLKYHKNEPYYSAVGASGAVSGIVYASILLYPAMELYLFFIPIPIPGYIFGVGYLLYSIYGMKKQLGNVGHSAHLGGAIGGFAITLLLNPSLFETNKILVISLGIPIILLLLFGDKLKNL, via the coding sequence ATGATGAACAATATAAATCAAGCAGTATTAATACTGATTATTGCCAATGTTTTGGTTTCTATGAAAGGGTTTAAGGATTATTCTTTTTTAGATAAATATAAGTTTCAAGTAGGTAAAGTTTTATCTGGAGAAAAAATAAGAACACTTACCTCTGGTTTTTTACATGTAGACTGGATACATTTAGGTTTTAATATGTATGCTTTATATCTTTTTGGAGATATTGTAGCTCATATTTTAGGGATACCAAATTTTTTAATGATCTATTTCGGGAGTTTATTAGCGGGCAGTTTGTATTCACTAAAATATCATAAAAATGAACCTTATTATAGTGCTGTAGGAGCTTCTGGAGCCGTTTCTGGTATTGTGTATGCTTCGATACTTTTATATCCTGCAATGGAATTGTATTTGTTTTTTATTCCAATTCCAATTCCTGGTTATATTTTTGGAGTTGGGTATTTATTGTATTCAATTTACGGAATGAAAAAGCAGTTGGGTAATGTTGGGCATTCTGCACATTTAGGTGGAGCTATTGGTGGTTTTGCAATAACATTGTTGCTAAATCCGTCTTTATTTGAAACAAATAAAATCTTAGTAATCTCATTAGGAATTCCAATTATACTATTATTACTTTTTGGGGATAAATTAAAAAATTTATAA
- a CDS encoding lysophospholipid acyltransferase family protein: MHLIVFSLIYPFIWLISKLPMKVLYIISDGLYLLNYYIIGYRKEVVLENLKLAFPEKEEEELKKIQKGFLKHLTDFIVESIKTFTISEKEISKRITYKNIDLLKEVAKNGKSISLVGIHQANWEWLTGLPLQIKKPDFYAAYTKVQNKHFEKVIKMSRSKFGGTLYRTSDTIRNLHRNFVNKKQGIYILLSDQSPQIKNTHYWAEFMGVKVPIHTGAETLSKRYDMSFVYWTTRKIKRGYYEVEFELITENPKEYKDYQLTDKFLEITERNIRNQPEVYLWSHKRFKHRDKVPPSTS, from the coding sequence ATGCATTTAATTGTTTTTAGTCTTATATACCCGTTTATTTGGTTAATATCTAAACTTCCTATGAAGGTATTATACATCATTTCAGATGGATTATACTTATTAAATTACTACATTATTGGCTATAGAAAAGAGGTAGTTTTAGAGAACTTAAAATTAGCTTTTCCAGAGAAAGAAGAAGAAGAACTTAAAAAAATTCAAAAAGGTTTTCTTAAACATTTAACAGATTTTATTGTAGAAAGTATAAAGACCTTTACAATTTCTGAAAAAGAAATTTCTAAAAGAATTACATATAAAAATATTGATTTATTAAAAGAGGTTGCTAAAAATGGAAAAAGTATTTCTTTAGTAGGAATTCATCAAGCAAATTGGGAGTGGCTTACCGGTTTACCTTTACAAATTAAAAAACCAGATTTCTATGCTGCATATACCAAAGTACAAAATAAACACTTTGAAAAAGTAATTAAAATGTCTCGTTCAAAGTTTGGTGGAACCTTATATAGAACTTCAGACACGATAAGAAATCTTCATAGAAATTTTGTAAATAAAAAACAGGGTATTTATATTTTATTAAGCGATCAATCTCCACAAATAAAGAATACCCATTATTGGGCAGAATTTATGGGAGTAAAAGTACCTATTCACACAGGTGCAGAAACTTTGTCTAAAAGATATGACATGTCTTTTGTATATTGGACAACAAGAAAAATTAAAAGAGGTTATTATGAAGTTGAATTTGAATTGATAACAGAAAACCCAAAAGAATATAAAGATTACCAACTTACAGATAAATTTTTAGAAATAACGGAAAGAAATATAAGAAACCAGCCTGAAGTGTACTTATGGTCTCACAAACGTTTTAAACATAGAGATAAAGTTCCGCCATCTACATCATAA
- a CDS encoding lysophospholipid acyltransferase family protein, with the protein MQFLSFAFTYPLIILLSILPMRVLYIISDFFFFLVYYVFRYRKKVVLANLHLAFPEKSENEIKLISKKFFKHFTDLVVESVKYFSISEKEIKKRYKYLNPELVDNYNKKKRGIIIVGAHQANWEWSTSMPLALETTILGAYSKIQNKYYEKAIKKSRKRFGIDGYKTSETILNIQKNIDNNLQAAYILLSDQSPQPHKTYYWSEFFGVKVPIHTGAEMLAKNFDFVVVNYVARKVKRGYYEVEFQLITETPKDFDDYKITDKYTKITEENIRQQPELYLWSHKRFKHKDKVPKEFL; encoded by the coding sequence ATGCAGTTTTTAAGTTTTGCATTTACCTATCCCTTAATTATACTACTCTCTATTTTACCTATGAGAGTTTTATATATTATTTCAGATTTTTTCTTCTTTCTAGTATATTATGTCTTTCGTTACAGAAAAAAGGTAGTTTTGGCAAACTTACATCTTGCTTTCCCTGAAAAATCGGAGAATGAAATAAAATTAATTTCTAAAAAATTCTTTAAACATTTTACAGACTTAGTTGTAGAAAGCGTTAAATACTTTTCTATTAGTGAGAAAGAGATTAAAAAACGTTATAAGTATCTAAATCCTGAATTAGTAGATAATTATAACAAAAAGAAAAGAGGTATTATAATTGTTGGTGCACACCAGGCAAACTGGGAATGGTCTACAAGTATGCCACTTGCTTTAGAAACAACTATTTTAGGTGCATACTCTAAAATACAAAACAAGTATTACGAAAAAGCTATTAAAAAAAGTAGAAAGCGATTTGGAATTGATGGTTATAAAACCTCTGAAACAATTCTTAATATTCAAAAAAATATTGATAATAACCTACAAGCTGCTTATATTTTACTAAGTGATCAATCTCCACAACCGCATAAAACGTATTATTGGAGCGAGTTTTTTGGTGTAAAAGTACCAATACATACGGGTGCAGAAATGCTTGCAAAAAATTTCGACTTTGTTGTAGTTAACTATGTAGCAAGAAAAGTAAAAAGAGGTTATTATGAAGTTGAATTTCAATTAATAACTGAAACCCCTAAAGATTTTGATGATTATAAAATTACAGATAAATATACCAAAATAACAGAAGAAAATATAAGACAACAACCAGAATTATATTTATGGTCTCACAAACGTTTTAAACATAAAGACAAAGTGCCAAAAGAATTTTTATAA